One segment of Nocardioides sp. QY071 DNA contains the following:
- a CDS encoding CPBP family intramembrane glutamic endopeptidase codes for MPSADPAGLRYDELQRRGPAGAWRPLAGIPLLLVIFFAGQLVLSIVVTLVLVAGGDSSSEAVDKLSGDVVTPSFLALVNLGWAAAIPAVWLVARLLHGQTPGWVTSVAGALRWRWFAVCLGLAVLALGLTLVASGVLPDQGAGSLDTSGGANPWTSTVRDFLLVIVLLTPLQAAGEEYVFRGYLAQAFGGLAARAGSRGGAAVAVVVPALLFALAHGLGQDVPIFFDRFAFGLVAGLLVILTGGLEAGIAMHVLNNFLAFGLALAFSDMTEALNPTGGSWWSIPVTLVQSVGYLLLAVWAARRLGVQARTGTSGGGAILEAEPADG; via the coding sequence GTGCCCTCGGCTGACCCAGCCGGACTGAGGTACGACGAGCTCCAGCGGCGCGGTCCGGCGGGCGCCTGGCGCCCGCTGGCGGGGATCCCGCTGCTGCTGGTGATCTTCTTCGCCGGCCAGCTCGTACTGAGCATCGTGGTCACGCTGGTGCTCGTCGCCGGTGGGGACAGCTCCAGCGAGGCCGTCGACAAGCTCTCGGGCGACGTGGTGACGCCGTCCTTCCTGGCGCTGGTCAACCTGGGCTGGGCCGCCGCGATCCCCGCGGTCTGGCTGGTCGCCCGGCTGCTGCACGGGCAGACCCCGGGCTGGGTCACCTCGGTGGCGGGCGCCCTGCGCTGGCGCTGGTTCGCGGTCTGCCTCGGCCTCGCCGTGCTCGCTCTCGGCCTCACCCTGGTCGCGTCCGGCGTACTGCCCGACCAGGGTGCCGGCTCGCTCGACACCAGCGGCGGTGCGAACCCGTGGACCTCGACCGTGCGCGACTTCCTGCTGGTGATCGTGCTGCTGACGCCCTTGCAGGCCGCGGGGGAGGAGTACGTGTTCCGCGGCTACCTCGCGCAGGCCTTCGGCGGGCTCGCCGCCCGCGCGGGGTCACGCGGCGGCGCGGCGGTCGCGGTCGTCGTACCCGCGCTCTTGTTCGCGCTCGCCCACGGCCTCGGCCAGGACGTGCCGATCTTCTTCGACCGGTTCGCGTTCGGCCTGGTCGCGGGGCTGCTCGTCATCCTCACCGGCGGTCTCGAGGCGGGCATCGCGATGCACGTGCTCAACAACTTCCTGGCCTTCGGGCTGGCGCTCGCGTTCAGCGACATGACCGAGGCGCTCAACCCCACCGGTGGCAGCTGGTGGTCGATCCCGGTGACCCTCGTCCAGTCCGTCGGCTACCTGCTGCTGGCCGTCTGGGCGGCCCGCCGGCTCGGGGTCCAGGCCCGCACCGGGACGTCGGGAGGCGGGGCCATTTTGGAGGCCGAGCCGGCCGACGGGTAA
- a CDS encoding AlkA N-terminal domain-containing protein: MESTVTTPEQLDFERCYTAVQSRDRRFDGVFYTAVRSTGIYCRPSCPARTPASRNVSFHRTAAAAQAAGYRACKRCLPDATPGSPDWDVAATVAGRAMRLIADGVVDRDGVEGLAARLGYTSRHLSRLLTSELGAGPLALARTQRAQTARALVESTTLSLADVAFAAGFSSVRQFNETMLEVYDATPSHLRGRRSPAGGQVPGAIDLRIAVRTPFRGSALLRFLADRSVPGVEVAEVREDGSGSYARTLDLPHGPGVARVELADLDGAGSSYLPLRLVLDDLRDTTAALARMRALLDADADPVAVDAHLADDPVLAPLVAARPGLRVPGHVDGAEVAVRAVLGQQVTVVAARTAAARLVAAHGRPVEAGIPGLTHLFPDAATVAALPPEEFRMPRARGRALVGLCGAIASGEVVLDRGPDRGDVRRTLLALPGIGPWTADYIALRALGHPDVWLPTDVGVRNALARQPAADTDITPEGWAPWRSYALLHLWTSLEG; the protein is encoded by the coding sequence ATGGAGAGCACAGTGACCACGCCGGAGCAGCTCGACTTCGAGCGCTGCTACACGGCCGTGCAGTCGCGCGACCGCCGGTTCGACGGTGTCTTCTACACCGCGGTCCGCTCGACCGGCATCTACTGCCGGCCGTCCTGCCCGGCCCGCACGCCCGCGTCCCGCAACGTCTCGTTCCACCGCACCGCCGCGGCCGCGCAGGCTGCGGGCTACCGCGCCTGCAAGCGCTGCCTGCCCGACGCGACACCCGGGAGCCCGGACTGGGACGTCGCGGCCACCGTCGCCGGCCGGGCGATGCGGCTGATCGCCGACGGCGTCGTCGACCGCGACGGCGTCGAGGGGCTGGCGGCGCGCCTCGGGTACACCTCGCGTCACCTCTCCCGACTGCTGACCAGCGAGCTCGGCGCCGGACCCCTCGCGCTCGCGCGCACCCAGCGCGCCCAGACCGCCCGCGCGCTGGTCGAGAGCACGACGCTGAGCCTCGCCGACGTCGCCTTCGCCGCGGGCTTCTCGAGCGTGCGTCAGTTCAACGAGACGATGCTCGAGGTGTACGACGCCACGCCGAGCCACTTGCGCGGCCGGCGATCGCCCGCCGGCGGCCAGGTCCCGGGCGCCATCGACCTGCGGATCGCCGTGCGTACACCGTTCCGCGGCTCCGCACTGCTCCGGTTCCTCGCCGACCGGTCAGTGCCCGGCGTCGAGGTCGCCGAGGTGCGCGAGGACGGCAGCGGCAGCTACGCCCGCACGCTCGACCTGCCCCACGGGCCCGGCGTGGCGCGGGTCGAGCTCGCCGACCTCGACGGTGCCGGGTCGTCGTACCTGCCGCTGCGGCTGGTCCTCGACGATCTGCGCGACACGACGGCCGCGCTGGCGAGGATGCGGGCGCTGCTGGACGCCGATGCCGACCCGGTGGCCGTCGATGCCCATCTGGCCGACGATCCCGTGCTGGCGCCGCTGGTCGCCGCCCGTCCCGGTCTGCGTGTGCCGGGCCATGTCGACGGAGCCGAGGTCGCGGTGCGCGCGGTCCTGGGCCAGCAGGTCACCGTCGTCGCCGCCCGCACCGCCGCCGCCCGCCTCGTCGCCGCCCACGGACGCCCGGTCGAGGCCGGGATCCCCGGACTGACGCACCTGTTCCCCGACGCGGCCACGGTGGCGGCGCTCCCACCCGAGGAGTTCCGGATGCCCCGTGCCCGCGGGCGTGCGCTCGTCGGGCTGTGCGGGGCGATCGCGTCGGGCGAGGTCGTGCTCGACCGCGGCCCGGACCGCGGCGACGTACGCCGCACGCTCCTCGCGCTTCCCGGCATCGGCCCCTGGACGGCTGACTACATCGCCCTGCGCGCACTCGGCCACCCCGACGTGTGGCTGCCGACCGACGTGGGCGTGCGCAACGCGCTCGCCCGCCAGCCCGCCGCCGACACCGACATCACCCCCGAGGGATGGGCGCCCTGGCGCTCCTACGCCCTCCTGCACCTGTGGACCTCGCTGGAAGGATGA
- a CDS encoding methylated-DNA--[protein]-cysteine S-methyltransferase: MSTAMWTVIESPIGPLRLVEQGGAITAIEFSPFRDGVRPLGAEGADHPVLVAAARQLDEYFAGDRTEFDLPLAPAGSAWQRSVWAQLLGIGYGETASYGEIAARLGKTNAASRAVGTANGANPIPIVIPCHRVIGANGTLTGYAGGLERKQLLLDLERDEDAALF; this comes from the coding sequence ATGAGCACTGCCATGTGGACCGTCATCGAATCGCCCATCGGCCCCCTGCGCCTCGTCGAACAGGGTGGCGCGATCACCGCGATCGAGTTCTCGCCGTTCCGCGACGGCGTCCGCCCCCTCGGCGCCGAGGGTGCCGACCACCCGGTGCTGGTGGCCGCCGCGCGGCAGCTCGACGAGTACTTCGCCGGCGACCGCACCGAGTTCGACCTGCCACTCGCGCCCGCGGGCAGCGCGTGGCAGCGCTCCGTGTGGGCACAGCTGCTCGGCATCGGGTACGGCGAGACCGCGTCGTACGGTGAGATCGCGGCACGTCTCGGCAAGACCAATGCCGCCTCCCGTGCCGTCGGCACCGCCAACGGAGCGAACCCGATCCCGATCGTGATCCCGTGCCACCGGGTGATCGGCGCCAACGGGACCCTCACGGGTTACGCCGGGGGACTGGAGCGCAAGCAGCTCCTGCTCGACCTCGAGCGCGACGAGGATGCCGCCCTGTTCTAG
- a CDS encoding IclR family transcriptional regulator has product MDNSSGVGVLDKAALVLTALESGPATLAGLVAGTGLARPTAHRLAVALEHHRLVARDMQGRFVLGPRLAELSAAAGEDRLLATAGPVLARLRDITGESAQLWRRQGDHRVCVAAAERPSGLRDTIPIGSQLTMRAGSAAQVLLAWDDPERIHRGLQNSAFSAAELSAIRRRGWAQSVGEREQGVASVSAPVRSPGGKVIAAVSVSGPLERLSRQPGRMHAPAVLAAAERLSESLRRAAAE; this is encoded by the coding sequence ATGGACAACTCGAGCGGCGTCGGCGTTCTCGACAAGGCGGCCCTGGTGCTCACCGCACTGGAGTCCGGCCCGGCCACCCTGGCGGGTCTGGTGGCAGGCACGGGCCTGGCCCGGCCGACGGCTCACCGACTGGCGGTCGCCCTCGAGCACCACCGCCTCGTGGCTCGCGACATGCAGGGCCGCTTCGTGCTCGGCCCGCGCCTCGCGGAGCTCTCCGCGGCAGCCGGTGAGGACCGGCTGCTCGCCACCGCCGGCCCCGTCCTCGCGCGACTGCGCGACATCACCGGCGAGTCCGCCCAGCTGTGGCGGCGCCAGGGCGACCACCGTGTGTGCGTCGCCGCCGCCGAGCGCCCCTCCGGCCTGCGCGACACCATTCCGATCGGCTCCCAGCTGACCATGCGCGCCGGCTCCGCCGCGCAGGTACTGCTCGCTTGGGACGACCCGGAGCGCATCCACCGCGGCCTGCAGAACTCCGCGTTCTCGGCGGCCGAGCTGTCCGCGATCCGCCGCCGTGGCTGGGCGCAGTCGGTCGGCGAGCGCGAGCAGGGCGTGGCCTCGGTGTCCGCCCCCGTCCGCTCCCCCGGTGGCAAGGTGATCGCGGCCGTGTCGGTCTCCGGACCGCTCGAGCGCCTGTCCCGCCAGCCCGGCCGGATGCACGCACCTGCGGTGCTCGCCGCCGCCGAGCGGCTGTCCGAGTCGCTGCGGCGCGCTGCGGCGGAGTAA
- the leuC gene encoding 3-isopropylmalate dehydratase large subunit, producing the protein MGKTLAEKVWDEHVVRSTPGEPDLLYIDLHLIHEVTSPQAFDGLRLAGRKVRRPDLTLATEDHNVPTLDWDKPIADPVSKTQVDTLRKNAEEFGVRLHPLGDVEQGIVHVVGPQLGLTQPGMTIVCGDSHTSTHGAFGAIAFGIGTSEVEHVLATQTLPQAKPRTMAVTVNGSLAEGVTAKDLILYLITQTGTGGGQGYIVEYRGDAIEALSMEGRMTVCNMSIEWGAKAGMIAPDETTFAYIEGKAEAPKGAEWDAAVAHWRTLVTDADATFDKEIVIDAADVTPFVTWGTNPGQGAPLGANVPSPEDFEDPSDKLAAEKALEYMGLEAGQPLRSVKVDTVFVGSCTNGRIEDLRLAADIIKGHKVAEGTRLLVVPGSVRVRNQAMEEGLDKVFIEAGAEWRGAGCSMCLGMNPDTLKPQERSASTSNRNFEGRQGKGGRTHLVSVPVAAATAVKGTLASPADLSAELV; encoded by the coding sequence ATGGGCAAGACCCTGGCGGAGAAGGTGTGGGACGAGCACGTCGTCCGATCGACCCCGGGGGAGCCGGACCTCCTCTACATCGATCTCCACCTCATCCACGAGGTCACCAGTCCGCAGGCCTTCGACGGCCTGCGCCTGGCCGGGCGCAAGGTGCGCCGCCCCGACCTGACCCTGGCGACCGAGGACCACAACGTCCCGACGCTCGACTGGGACAAGCCGATCGCCGACCCGGTGAGCAAGACCCAGGTCGACACCCTGCGCAAGAACGCCGAGGAGTTCGGCGTCCGGCTGCACCCGCTCGGCGACGTCGAGCAGGGCATCGTCCACGTCGTCGGCCCGCAGCTCGGCCTGACCCAGCCCGGAATGACGATCGTGTGCGGTGACTCGCACACCAGCACCCATGGGGCTTTCGGTGCCATCGCCTTCGGCATCGGTACGTCGGAGGTCGAGCACGTGCTCGCCACCCAGACCCTGCCGCAGGCCAAGCCGAGGACCATGGCCGTGACGGTCAACGGCAGCCTCGCCGAGGGCGTCACCGCCAAGGACCTGATCCTCTACCTGATCACGCAGACCGGCACCGGTGGCGGCCAGGGCTACATCGTCGAGTACCGCGGCGACGCCATCGAGGCGCTCTCGATGGAGGGCCGGATGACGGTCTGCAACATGTCCATCGAGTGGGGCGCCAAGGCCGGCATGATCGCGCCGGACGAGACGACCTTCGCCTACATCGAGGGCAAGGCCGAGGCGCCGAAGGGCGCGGAGTGGGACGCCGCCGTCGCGCACTGGAGGACGCTGGTCACCGACGCCGACGCGACCTTCGACAAGGAGATCGTGATCGACGCGGCCGACGTCACGCCGTTCGTCACCTGGGGCACGAACCCCGGCCAGGGCGCACCCCTGGGGGCGAACGTCCCGTCGCCGGAGGACTTCGAGGACCCTTCGGACAAGCTCGCCGCCGAGAAGGCGCTGGAGTACATGGGCCTCGAGGCCGGCCAGCCCCTGCGCTCGGTCAAGGTCGACACCGTCTTCGTCGGCTCCTGCACCAACGGCCGGATCGAGGACCTGCGCCTGGCCGCCGACATCATCAAGGGCCACAAGGTCGCCGAGGGCACCCGCCTGCTCGTCGTGCCGGGCTCGGTGCGCGTACGCAACCAGGCCATGGAGGAGGGCCTCGACAAGGTCTTCATCGAGGCCGGTGCCGAGTGGCGTGGTGCCGGATGCTCGATGTGCCTGGGCATGAACCCCGACACGCTGAAGCCCCAGGAGCGCTCCGCCTCCACGTCCAACCGCAACTTCGAGGGCCGGCAGGGCAAGGGCGGACGCACGCACCTGGTGTCCGTCCCCGTTGCTGCCGCCACCGCCGTCAAGGGCACGCTGGCCTCGCCGGCCGACCTGTCCGCCGAGCTGGTCTGA
- the leuD gene encoding 3-isopropylmalate dehydratase small subunit, producing MEKFTSHTGTALPLRRSNVDTDQIIPAVYLKRVTRTGFEDGLFAAWRNDPEFVANKPEYQGVTILVAGPDFGTGSSREHAVWALMDYGFKVVLSSRFADIFRGNSGKAGLLSVPVEQDVIEQLWAAIEADPTTQITVDLESRTVTCGDLVAPFDIDDYTRHRLLNGLDDIGITLGNEADIAAYESGRPSWKPVTQHA from the coding sequence ATGGAGAAGTTCACCTCCCACACCGGTACGGCGCTCCCGCTGCGCCGCAGCAACGTCGACACCGACCAGATCATCCCGGCGGTCTACCTCAAGCGCGTGACCCGCACCGGCTTCGAGGACGGCCTGTTCGCCGCCTGGCGCAACGACCCGGAGTTCGTGGCCAACAAGCCCGAGTACCAGGGCGTCACGATCCTCGTCGCCGGTCCCGACTTCGGCACCGGGTCGTCGCGCGAGCACGCCGTCTGGGCGCTCATGGACTACGGCTTCAAGGTCGTCCTCTCGAGCCGCTTCGCCGACATCTTCCGCGGCAACTCGGGCAAGGCCGGACTGCTGTCCGTCCCCGTCGAGCAGGACGTCATCGAGCAGCTGTGGGCGGCGATCGAGGCCGACCCGACCACGCAGATCACCGTCGACCTCGAGTCCCGCACGGTCACCTGCGGCGACCTCGTCGCGCCGTTCGACATCGACGACTACACGCGCCACCGCCTGCTCAACGGACTCGACGACATCGGCATCACGCTGGGCAACGAGGCCGACATCGCGGCGTACGAGAGTGGCCGACCGAGCTGGAAGCCGGTCACCCAGCACGCCTGA
- a CDS encoding HU family DNA-binding protein — protein sequence MNKSQLIDALADRFEGSRKDAAHALDAVLDTITRQVAKGEKVAITGFGSFEKAVRNARWVRNPQTGERVKTKKKAVPKFSAGADLKNVVSGAKKLAPLPKPAKKAAAPAKKAATAAVKKAAAPAKKAAATAKKAAPAKKAAPAKKAPAKKAPAAKKAAPAKKAPAKKAPAAKKAAPAKKAPAKKAPAKKAPAKKTAKKA from the coding sequence GTGAACAAGTCTCAGTTGATCGACGCGCTGGCCGACCGCTTCGAAGGAAGCCGCAAGGACGCGGCCCACGCCCTCGACGCGGTTCTCGACACGATCACCCGTCAGGTCGCCAAGGGCGAGAAGGTCGCCATCACCGGCTTCGGCTCGTTCGAGAAGGCCGTCCGCAACGCCCGTTGGGTCCGCAACCCGCAGACCGGCGAGCGCGTGAAGACCAAGAAGAAGGCCGTTCCGAAGTTCAGCGCCGGCGCTGACCTGAAGAACGTCGTCTCCGGTGCCAAGAAGCTGGCCCCGCTGCCGAAGCCGGCCAAGAAGGCCGCTGCTCCGGCCAAGAAGGCCGCGACCGCCGCGGTCAAGAAGGCCGCTGCGCCGGCCAAGAAGGCCGCCGCCACCGCGAAGAAGGCGGCTCCGGCCAAGAAGGCGGCTCCGGCGAAGAAGGCGCCTGCCAAGAAGGCTCCGGCCGCGAAGAAGGCGGCTCCGGCCAAGAAGGCCCCCGCCAAGAAGGCTCCCGCCGCGAAGAAGGCGGCTCCGGCCAAGAAGGCCCCGGCCAAGAAGGCCCCGGCCAAGAAGGCTCCCGCCAAGAAGACCGCGAAGAAGGCCTGA
- the cofC gene encoding 2-phospho-L-lactate guanylyltransferase: protein MFTRPGSFAVLLPVKSPGTGKSRLSALRDADRARLAAAFATDVVDACLSTDGVAGVLVVSDDAAFAATLAARGAATCPDPGGGLNAALRHAAAHLHDRRPDLRPVALCGDLPSLLAADLAAALADAASDPGPCFVRDADATGTTLYCAAYDDFEPRFGAGSAAAHAASGARALAGELASLRRDVDDVDSLAGAIALGVGDSSAAVLRAIGLLPRGS, encoded by the coding sequence GTGTTCACCCGTCCGGGCTCCTTCGCCGTGCTGCTTCCGGTGAAGTCCCCGGGCACCGGGAAGTCCCGGCTCTCGGCCCTGCGCGACGCCGACCGGGCGCGGCTGGCGGCGGCCTTCGCGACCGACGTGGTCGACGCGTGCCTGAGCACCGACGGCGTGGCCGGAGTGCTGGTCGTCAGTGACGACGCCGCTTTCGCCGCCACGCTCGCCGCACGGGGCGCGGCCACCTGCCCCGATCCGGGCGGCGGCCTCAATGCGGCGTTGCGGCACGCGGCTGCCCACCTGCACGACCGGCGCCCCGACCTGCGGCCGGTCGCGCTGTGCGGCGACCTGCCATCACTCCTCGCTGCCGATCTCGCGGCGGCGCTCGCCGATGCGGCGTCCGACCCCGGGCCGTGCTTCGTCCGCGACGCCGACGCGACCGGAACCACGCTCTACTGCGCGGCGTACGACGACTTCGAGCCGCGCTTCGGAGCGGGATCGGCCGCTGCCCATGCGGCTTCCGGAGCGCGGGCGCTGGCCGGCGAGCTGGCGTCCCTGCGCCGCGACGTCGACGACGTCGACAGCCTGGCCGGCGCGATCGCGCTCGGGGTCGGGGACTCCTCGGCCGCGGTGCTGCGCGCGATCGGCCTGCTCCCACGGGGGTCCTGA
- a CDS encoding lysophospholipid acyltransferase family protein: protein MSVRKLQEKRGWAFNIAVPIIKPTLLATTRRRWIGGENIPESGGFIIALNHISHVDPLTAAHLVYDHGYKPRYLAKSGLFDNKALGFFLRSAGQIPVRRETKDAVGAYAAAVDAVRDGQCVVIYPEATITRDPDMWPMKGKSGAARIALETGCPVIPVGQWGAHEILAPYTKRPHLVPRHEVVMRVGAPVVLDDLRAKERTSAVVNEATARIMAAITHELELVRGETAPPERYDMAVHGDRFKKNKKAAS, encoded by the coding sequence GTGAGCGTGCGGAAGCTGCAGGAGAAGCGGGGCTGGGCCTTCAACATCGCCGTACCCATCATCAAGCCCACGCTCCTGGCCACCACGCGGCGCCGGTGGATCGGCGGCGAGAACATCCCCGAGAGCGGCGGATTCATCATCGCGCTCAACCACATCTCCCACGTCGACCCGCTCACTGCCGCGCACCTCGTCTACGACCACGGCTACAAGCCGCGCTACCTCGCCAAGTCCGGCCTGTTCGACAACAAGGCGCTCGGCTTCTTCCTGCGCAGCGCCGGCCAGATCCCCGTGCGGCGCGAGACGAAGGACGCCGTCGGTGCGTACGCCGCGGCGGTCGACGCCGTGCGCGACGGCCAGTGCGTCGTGATCTACCCCGAGGCCACGATCACGCGCGACCCCGACATGTGGCCGATGAAGGGGAAGTCCGGCGCCGCGCGGATCGCCCTCGAGACCGGCTGCCCGGTCATCCCGGTCGGGCAGTGGGGCGCCCACGAGATCCTGGCGCCGTACACCAAGCGTCCCCATCTCGTCCCTCGTCACGAGGTCGTGATGCGCGTCGGAGCGCCCGTCGTGCTCGACGACCTGCGCGCGAAGGAGCGCACCAGCGCGGTCGTCAACGAGGCGACAGCCCGCATCATGGCGGCGATCACCCACGAGCTGGAGCTGGTGCGCGGCGAGACCGCGCCGCCCGAGCGCTACGACATGGCCGTGCACGGCGACAGGTTCAAGAAGAACAAGAAGGCGGCGAGCTGA
- a CDS encoding NAD(P)H-dependent glycerol-3-phosphate dehydrogenase, whose product MGNKIAVLGAGSWGTAFSIVLADAGNDVCIWARREEVAASINERHENVDYLSGIELPRRITATHDPEQALAGADVVVLAVPSQSLRDNLPTFLPYVEDDAVLVSLMKGVELGTLKRMSEVIAEVGDIGASRIAVVSGPNLAREIARREPAASVVACADEDVATMLQNRLHSPAFRPYTSVDVLGCEYGGAYKNVVALCVGMAVGQGFGDNTTASLITRGLAETARLAMNLGANPLTLMGLAGLGDLVATCSSPLSRNRTFGEKLGQGMSVEEIYASTRQVAEGAKSCSSLRALAARSGVDAPIVDAVDEVVQGRLTTSQLMDAFISRDTKAELS is encoded by the coding sequence ATGGGCAACAAGATCGCGGTGCTCGGCGCCGGCTCCTGGGGGACGGCGTTCTCGATCGTGCTGGCCGACGCCGGCAACGACGTGTGCATCTGGGCCCGCCGCGAGGAGGTCGCGGCCTCCATCAACGAGCGCCACGAGAACGTCGACTACCTCTCCGGCATCGAGCTGCCGCGGCGGATCACCGCGACCCACGACCCCGAGCAGGCGCTCGCCGGTGCCGATGTCGTCGTGCTCGCCGTACCCTCGCAGTCGCTGCGCGACAACCTGCCGACCTTCCTCCCGTACGTCGAGGACGACGCCGTCCTCGTCTCCTTGATGAAGGGCGTCGAGCTCGGCACCCTCAAGCGGATGTCGGAGGTGATCGCGGAGGTCGGCGACATCGGCGCCAGCCGGATCGCCGTCGTCAGCGGACCCAACCTGGCCCGCGAGATCGCCCGCCGCGAGCCCGCCGCGTCCGTCGTCGCCTGCGCCGACGAGGACGTCGCGACCATGCTCCAGAACCGGCTCCACTCGCCGGCGTTCCGGCCCTACACCAGCGTCGACGTCCTCGGCTGCGAGTACGGCGGCGCCTACAAGAACGTCGTCGCCCTCTGCGTCGGCATGGCCGTCGGCCAGGGCTTCGGCGACAACACCACCGCCTCGCTCATCACCCGTGGCCTCGCCGAGACCGCCCGCCTCGCGATGAACCTCGGCGCCAACCCGCTCACCCTGATGGGCCTCGCCGGCCTCGGCGACCTCGTCGCCACCTGCTCCTCGCCGCTCTCGCGCAACCGCACCTTCGGCGAGAAGCTCGGCCAGGGCATGAGCGTCGAGGAGATCTACGCCTCGACCCGCCAGGTCGCCGAGGGCGCCAAGTCCTGCTCCTCGCTGCGCGCGCTCGCCGCGCGCTCAGGTGTCGACGCCCCGATCGTGGACGCGGTCGACGAGGTGGTGCAGGGGCGGCTCACCACGTCGCAGCTGATGGACGCGTTCATCTCTCGTGACACCAAGGCTGAGTTGTCCTGA
- a CDS encoding IS110 family transposase, whose protein sequence is MIVERTSVGLDVHARSVVATGLDSVTGEVFKTTLVPAQEEVIKWLRTLPGPVAATYEAGPTGFGLYRALTAAGIRCEVAAPSKLTRPSGDRVKTDAKDALLLAQLLRVGQITSVRVPTVTQEAARDLVRAREDVRVDLLRARHRVSKLLLRHGHVYYGGRAWTGVHEAWLRRIRFDLPHQAGTRAAYEADLEAVAFAVARRDRLDATITAMATESEFTPIVRKLWCLRGVSTLTAFALAVEIGDWERFTGASIGAYLGLVPSEHSSGQSRRQGSITKAGNTHVRRLLVEAAWHHQRRYLVGKTLQARWDQAPAAARARAHAGNQRLHQRWVTMSARKKKHTVASTAIARELAGWCWSLATLPD, encoded by the coding sequence GTGATTGTTGAGCGTACGAGTGTTGGGCTCGATGTGCACGCACGGTCGGTCGTGGCGACCGGTCTGGACTCGGTGACGGGCGAGGTGTTCAAGACGACCCTCGTGCCAGCCCAGGAGGAAGTCATCAAGTGGTTGCGGACCCTGCCTGGTCCGGTCGCAGCCACCTACGAGGCCGGCCCGACCGGGTTCGGGCTGTACCGGGCGTTGACCGCGGCCGGGATCCGCTGCGAGGTCGCGGCTCCTTCGAAGCTGACCCGCCCTTCGGGCGATCGGGTCAAGACCGACGCCAAGGACGCGTTGTTGCTGGCCCAGTTGTTGCGGGTCGGACAGATCACCAGCGTGCGGGTGCCGACGGTGACCCAAGAGGCCGCGCGTGACCTGGTCCGGGCACGCGAAGACGTTCGTGTCGACCTGCTCCGGGCCAGGCACCGGGTGTCCAAGCTGCTGCTGCGCCACGGGCACGTCTACTACGGCGGGCGGGCGTGGACCGGCGTTCACGAGGCGTGGCTGCGCCGGATCCGGTTCGACCTGCCCCACCAGGCCGGCACTCGTGCGGCCTATGAGGCCGATCTGGAAGCGGTCGCGTTCGCGGTGGCTCGCCGCGACCGGCTCGACGCGACCATCACCGCGATGGCTACCGAGTCCGAGTTCACACCGATCGTGCGCAAGCTGTGGTGCCTGCGCGGTGTCTCGACGTTGACCGCGTTCGCGCTCGCGGTCGAGATCGGTGACTGGGAACGGTTCACCGGTGCCAGCATCGGCGCCTACCTCGGACTGGTGCCGTCCGAGCACTCCAGCGGCCAGTCGCGCCGCCAAGGGAGCATCACCAAGGCCGGCAACACCCACGTCCGACGGCTGCTGGTCGAGGCGGCCTGGCATCACCAGCGTCGCTATCTGGTGGGCAAGACCCTCCAGGCCCGCTGGGACCAAGCCCCCGCAGCGGCCCGTGCGCGTGCCCATGCCGGGAACCAGCGGCTTCACCAGCGCTGGGTCACGATGAGCGCCCGGAAGAAGAAGCACACCGTGGCGAGCACCGCGATCGCGCGTGAGCTGGCCGGCTGGTGCTGGTCCCTGGCCACCCTGCCCGATTGA